Genomic window (Mustela erminea isolate mMusErm1 chromosome X, mMusErm1.Pri, whole genome shotgun sequence):
ggggaggggagctggggggcggcggggggggggggggcgctcctCTGCTTCCATGCTACAGCCCCTCCCGCCCTTGGCTGCCCCCTCAGAACCAAGGTGACCAGCTGCCGGAGGCACGTGCATCCCCGCCTCCGAGGCACATCTGCTTCGTCCAAAGCCTCTGTCTAGCTCCCTCGGAAAACGGGGCCCGCTCGGCTCCCGGAGGAGGGGCCGGcgggaagaagggggaggagggcgCGAGTCTCACTTGCTCACTGCTCTGCCAGATCCGCGTTCTGCTTCCTCCCACAGCAGCGGTGCAATGTGCTTTCTTGcgattattttaaaaacagagagggagagagaatgagtggcgGCCAGTGGCTCCTGAGGGTGAAGTGTGAGCGCCGGGTGGGGAGGACAGGGGGTCCTGGCAGGTGGCGTTCCTGAAGCAGAAGGGGGGGGTCCGGCGAAGGGTTCAGGTGCAGGGGAGCTGCCTCTCACTGACCATCTGCCTTAGATTTCTTTGGAGCGGATTTCCTTGAAAGGAgccaagaaggaaagagagtgtCAGCATGGGTCCCGACGACACTGGGAAACCACGCGGCGGGCCTCCCTGCGGACTTCTGGCTGGTGCCTCACACGCACTCCCACCCCATGTGCAGCCCCTCGAGGCTTTGGAAGGGACGAGCCACACTGTTTCTACTGCTGCTTCCTCCCAGTAGCTGTCTACCCTCAGCCTTAGAAAGTTCCAGAAAGGGGCTTCCTGCTTACATTTCCGGAGAGGACATGGGCCGCTTGCTGGCTGGCTTGGCGCCAGAGCTGTCTTTACTGGTTTCTGAAAGGAAGAACGGAGTGGTAAGCAGCTCAGCGAGGTGGGCCGAGTGGCCGACTTCAGCCGCACAATGGCCCACAGGCCAAGAGGCCGAGAGCGGAGAGGACAGGGACACCCTGCCCACAGCCGACAGAAGCCTGCCGAGCGAAGGCCTCTCCTATGTGTGCCACCTCTTCCCGCAGTAGCCCGGGCCTGGGTGAGAGGCCCTCACCGTTCTCCCTGGTTGGCCTCATGGGAACTGGAGTGAAGCCCGACAAGGCCCGCTGGGGCGTCCAttctccaccctgccccctggACTTGGGCCTTGCCCTGCACCTCCGACTTGAAGTTCTCATGCTCCCCCGTCTCACCTCAAACACCCTTGGCCGGCTTTCCCCGAACCCGCAGATGAAGCGAggtgcccccccgccccgagaCCCCTCCATAGCACCCACCCTAAGTCATCTCCCCCAACCGTGAGGCTCTAACGTCCAGCCTGGAGCCAGGTCGCCCCACCTCACGTGGTGCTGGCCCAGGAGCCTCCCGCACGACACCTACCTTGCAACCACCTCACTTGGGTGGCTGGGCCATAGCCCTTCTCGTTGCGGGCGGCGATGCGGAAGATGATGGCGGGCTTGGTGGTGTAGTCGATGTGGGCGTTGGAGAGGCTGGACGACTGCACCAGGCAGGACGGGCTGGGCCCGCAGTACACCCGCATGAAGGCCAGCTGGGCCGGCGTGGAACTCTTGGGCTCGCCACCGGCCTGCGAGCTCTGGATGGCCAGGTACACCGAGTACTCGATGATCTTGCCGGAGGTCACAGACGGCGGCTCCCAGGTCAGGTGCGCACCATCTGGACTCTAGAACCAAGGGGCCAGAGGTCAAGCCATGCCGCCTGTGGCCTCTGTgactctctccctcagcctctccggGGACAGAGAAGTGGGAACACTTTGTGGCTCCCCAAACTGACTGGTTGTACCTTAGCTCTTTTCCTGACACAACCGAGCTCTGGGGACATGGCCTcgccagccccagcccagggggTCAGTCTGACCGAATGACGAAGTAACACGAACGGGGGCTCAGAGCACCGCCTCCCTTCACCTGCTCTGCCACCGACTGTGGGACTTGGCCCTGAGcctcttggtgcctcagtttcctcagatcCCAGACCTCCTCAGGACGTTGAAGGATTGGATAAAGAAAACACGTTGAACGTGGCAGGTAAGAGACCCTCAGTGAACACTAGCGGCCACGTTAGAGAAAAGGAGACCGAAGACGGGGAGGGAAGGAACGGACTCTCGTCAACCCAGCGCCCAGCGACAGGACAGAAGCTGCAGCCCAGACCCAGCCGGCCCAGAAGGGAGCGCCTGGAGGACAGGCTTGGGCTCGGCCTGCTGAATTCCAGCTGGACACAGGGTCACCCCACGGCAAGACTCACTTTGCTGATTTTAATGGCACAGGGGGCCCCCGGAAAACCAGGCAGACACGTCTTAAAGGCCGAGATCTCGCTGAAGGGTCCCCGGCCGCAGGCATTGATCCCGGCCACGCGGAACTTATAGGCTGTGCCCGGCTGCAGCTCCTGCTTCTTCAGCTGGTTGTAGTCGGGGACGGTGCCCGAGTCGTCCTGGGTACAGAGGCCGGgaggacaggaagagggagagagaaaaaggtgaCCTAAGCCCCGTCGCCGAGAGAGCAGCTCTGGGGTTGGGCTCCAGGGCTGGCAGCACTCTCCCATCCTGGGGATGGGCCAGGAGGGCAGCAGTAGGGACAGGGGACTGACAATAGGCTTTGTGGCGGCTCTAAGGGCCCTGGGAGAAAAAGGCATGTGGAGAGGACGCCACAGGTGGCTGTCCTCCGGCTAGCCCCAAGGCAGATGGTGCCCTGGGGAGCTTCGGAAGGCGCCGTGAGCCCCGACACCTGCCTCATGGCcagcccgcccccacccccacccaagggCACCGGCCGGGGGGAACACTTACGTCAGAAGGGATAGCGTCATCTGGTGGCAGAAAATAGTGTGTCACCATTACATTGGTACCCTTAATGACCCCCACATCAAACCACTGGTTCTCCTTCTTCACAGGCGCCTTGCTGGGTGGGGGCGGCAAGTCTGGCTTCTGAGAGACGGAAAGGAGAGCTGAAACCCTCGGCCTTCGGGCCCCGGGCGCCGCACCTCTCAAAACCCCGCCACACCAGACTCACCACACCCAGGGACTCGATGCCATTGGCCACTTCCGTCAGGGTGGCCGCGGCCTGCAGCTTGGCGGGGCTGGCCACCACCACCGGCTGCGGAGCCACAAACGTGTTGGACGGAGCCAGGCCTGTGAGGGAGAGAAACATCCTTGGGGGGCTGGCCCGGAGAGCCTGCTTGTGCGCGGGGAGCTCCTCCCCCTCGGGCCAGACCACCCCGGCCGCGTCTGCGGGGAAGGGCCCAGGCGCTTGGCCCCCACCAGCGCGGCGCGGCACCCTTGCACTCACTCTCGGTGGCCGTGGGGGGCAGCAGGGCCACGGTGCTGGGCACGGCCGCGGCCAGCTCGTTGAGGCAGTTGCCCTCGATGGCTGGGTCGTTGAGGCTGTCGGCGGGGGCCAAGGCCTCGGTGGggaggtgctgctgctgctgcgccTGCGCCTCctgtagctgctgctgctgcacgAGCGCGGCCAGCTCCTGCTGCGTCAGCACGATGGGGATGGTGGCGGCCTGGCCCTCCTGTCCCTCGGCCGACAGGTGGCCCAGCTCCGCCTGCGTCACAGCCGCCGCTGCCTCAGATGTGTCCATGGGCTCCCCGGTGCCTGCtccagggggcggggtgggggtgggggcagggacgcCACTCAAGAGGAGCGCCGGCCCAGGCGGCCCAGCCCCACGCCCCTGCCCGCCCTGTCCTGGCCAACTCGGGCCACCCTGGCAGGGAGCCAGGCCCCCTCTTCTCAGGCAGCCCGCTACCTCCCAGCGCAGTGGCCACCTGGTCAGGGCAGTCAGTGGGAGGCTGCAGAGGCCTACCCGGGCCTTGCTCCTCCCGAGGGGCCCACCTTCCCCTCAGGGCTCCTGGCCGGCCTGGCCGGAAACCGCCGTAGTCAGTGCTCAGCTGCCCCCCCGCCAGCACCTACCCATGACGGCCTGCTGCGCTGCCTGGAGCACTGCCTGGATGGCCAGGGCCTGGGCCTCCTCCGTGGCTGCGGCCTGGGCAGCCGCTTCAGCGGCAGCAGTGACCGCCAGCTCCTCGGGGGTGAGCCCCGTCACCATGAGGGTGGTGGTGCCCGCCTGGGCCTCGGCCATCAGCTCTTGGGGGAGGGCCAACTGGTCTACGTCAGACTGTGTGGGTGGGGGCGGCTGGACCACCACCGTGGCCACCACGGCTGAGCTGGCAGGCTCCTGGCCCGGAGACGGGTCCCCTGTACTGCTCAGATCCACGGCGGCCTGGAGTTCAGGGGTCTGGGAGGCTGACAGGACCTCGGCGGACTCCCCCAGCAGGGGTGTAGAGGTGGGCTGCAGGAGTTGCCGTGGCGGCAGCTGCTGGCGAGGCCCTGGCGAGGCCTGGAGTTCCTCTGGGGGCTGCAGGATGTCAACAGCAGAGAAGGGCATGTCAGAAGTTTCTGTGTTGGCTATGGTCACTGTTATCGTGGCTGGGATGGGGACTTCGGTGGTCAGAGCCCCTGGGGTAGCCTCAGTCACTGATGAGATCttctagaaaggaagagaagcccccgtcagaggggagaaaagagcGGCCAGAGCCGGGCAGCCTTCATCTTTCCCCGGAGACCTGGATTTTCACCAGCCACGGCCAGCCTCACCCCACCTGATTAGGAGCGCAGCAGGTGACCAAGCCATGGTGGGGGCGCACAAGACGGGAAACCCTTGGGACCCTCTGGCTGATTTTCACCCATCCTCAGAGAGGTATCCCAGTCTAGCCAAAGAGACACTCTGGCTCCTGCCGTGTCACTCTCACTGGTTATAGCCAAATGACAAGCCTCTAAGACGCTGGGGCCTGGAAGACCCCTGCCTCCTACCCAACGATGCCCCCGGCAGCTCTTTTATGGTCAGGAAGAAGGACTcagaaaaagggaggaggagCGGTCCAGTGCCTGGGGCAAGGGCGACACCTGGTGTCCGAGCCTGGAACCGCACGGACCAGAAGTGCAGTGGGCAGCACAGGGTACCTCCGGGGGTTCTTACCGGCACCGAGGGGCCTGGGACGGGCGTGGACTGTGTTACAGTGGTCACAGCCCGTGTCAGGGTGGAGGACACGGTCGTTGTAACGGCACTGGAGCTGGTGATGTTCACATTGTCACCCTGggtgctctctgcctctccctggtcACTGGCGGCTGGTGGGGGATCTGGAAGGGAGGGAGCGAGCAAAGAGAAGTGTGACAAGTACTAGGCCAGCAGAAGCCCCAAGGCCTCTAGCCAGCTTTGCCCCCAGGGGACACAGTTTCTGGCAGTACCCCAACCCCTGCTGGGACACCGAGCCCCAAGAACTCTAACTACTGGCTTCTGGCCGGGCGGCTCTTCTAGTCACCGCTCCCCTCAGCCTCTGAGCCCAAGGCTCCGGGAGACAACGCACGCCGGGCCGGTGTCTTTACTCACCTTGGTTCGAGCTCATGTTGGAGGTGACGGTGGTGGCTGTGTGCGTGGTGCCTGTCTCATGCGTCTCACAAGGCGGGTTGGAGCAAACCCTCTGCGTCGGGAACGGAGCCAGCAACGAAGCAGCAGCCTGGGTGGCGACGGCGGCCGGTGCTGCCACCTCCAAGCCGGACTCTAGGGTCCTATGGGAGGGAACGGTATCGGGGAGCAGGGCACCCACGCCGACTGACATGGTGGTGCCAGTGGAAGTGGTCTGGTGCGTCTCGCAGGGGCGGCCGGCAGGGGGCTGCTGTCCGCCCTCAGGCTGGCCTGCACTCCCACCGGAGGTGGCGGTGGTGGGTGTGTGCGTGGTGCCCGTCTCGTGGGTCTCGCAAGGCGGGTTGGAGCAGACCCGCTGGGCACTGCCTGCGTTCGAGGTAGTGGCGGTGTTGGTGGTGCCCGTCTCGTGGGTCTCGCAGGGCGGGTTGGAGCAGACTTGGGTCACGGCGGCTGAAGGGCACAGCAGCGCCTCCAGGGCCGGCACAGTCACAGTGGCGGTGGCACCTGGTGAGCTCTCGTATGTGGGCATGGGGGTCCCCCGGGCCTCGCCAGGCTCCCCGGCCCCCATGGCAGAGCGGACCGTGGTGGGTGTGTTGGTCGTGTGCGTGTGGTGGGCCTCCAGCTGGCGGCCGACGGACACCAGCGGACTCAGGCCAGCCACGGGACTGTCCTTGCTTCCGAGGATGCTGGCTCGGACCTGGCCGCTCACAGGGGCCAGCTGCACGAAAGCTGAGCATGGGGCTGCGCCAGTGGCCATCACAGTCATGGTGGCGCTGGTCACGCTGGTCTGGCGGGTTTGGCACAAGGGCTTGACGGACATCTGGGCTCCCTCTGACGCCCCAGCAGCCACGCCAACCCGGAGCACAGCGGGCGCGGTGCCGGCCATGCAGACACGCCGCACGTCCCGCTGCTGGCCGGCACCGATGCTGGACATGGCGGTGGTGGCGGTGCTGGTGGTGCCCGTCTCGTGCGTCTCGCACGGCGGGTTGGAGCAGCTGTGCGGCCCGGCCATGTTGGACGTAGCGGTGGTGGCTGTGTTAGTGGTGCCCGTCTCATGCGTCTCACACGGTGGGTTGGAGCAGACGCGGACCACGCTGCCATTCTGTGGCCCAACCGTCGAAGTCACGAGGGAAGCAGCTGCCTCCTGTCTGTCACAGACGAACTGCACGTGGGCGGGCTGAGGCTGCCCCCCGAGGTTAGCCACGACAGTGGTGGTGGCCGTGTTAGTGGTGCCCGTCTCGTGCGTCTCGCAGGGTGGGTTCGAGCACACCAGGGTCACGGTGCCTGGCTGTACCTCTCCCTGGCCCGAGTCAGCGATGGTGACCGTGGCCGTGGGCTGTTCTGTAGTAGGTGAGGCTAGAATGGACACAGGCAGGTCGTGCACAGGCTGAGCCTCGACACCACTGGGTGCCGTGATGAGAGTCACCTGGGTCGGCTGGGAGACAGGCTGGGGGAGAGAACAGATGGGAAGGGTTACTTCTGCAACTTCCTATCTGTCCCTCTGCCATCCTACAGCGTCACCCGTGCTGGCGGGGACCACTGGCTCAGGTTCTAAAGCAACAGCCCCGGGAAATATCCAGGACCTGTTTTCCCTCTGAGCTCCAGACACTGAGTGGCTCAGGGACCAGGTTAGAGGCACGGCTTTGCCTCCAAGACCATGGAGACTGGGAAGGGGCTGTGGGGTTGCGTCAGCGGCTAGGGCCAGTCCTTGGTCATGGAGGGAGCCCCGCTGACCCTGTACCTAGACGCTTTGCCACTTGCATGAATTCAGcttaaaatgtacaaagaaagtAAATACTATGCACGCAAAAAGAGAAACTGTTGAATCGTCTACGTTGTAAGAGGAAACGTCTGCCCTGCGTTCAAAATCTAGAACTGCTTAAGACCTAACCTGCTGACACGACAGTCGTAGTGACCAAGAGCCACAGCGGTACAACAGGGAAgcgcccctgcccctccccaggccacaCAGGTGAGGAGAAGAGGGCCTGGACCCCAAGTAGCAGAGCAGAAGCCTTGGGCTGTGGCCCATCCgtacgcacgcgcacacacacgcgcacacgcctGTGGATGCCGGCCATCCTACCTGCATGGTGATGGTGGGGGTGCTGAGCCCACCGGCCGCCGTCAGTGTGGTCTGAGCTGCCGACACGGTGATGGCAGTGGGGTTGATCACTTGGCTTGAGAGGGTGGCGATGGTGCCCAACGTGGTGATGGGCGTGGCCAGGGAGGCGCTGGTACTGTGGCCTCCGGCTCCGGCAAGGCTAGTGGAAACGGTGCCTGTCACTGTGCCGAGGGTTGTGACgcctggagggggaaggggcaagggTGGGGTGAGGCCCACACCTGGGGCCTTCCCCCTGCTAGCAGCTTTTCC
Coding sequences:
- the HCFC1 gene encoding host cell factor 1 isoform X1 codes for the protein MASAVSPANSPAVLLQPRWKRVVGWSGPVPRPRHGHRAVAIKELIVVFGGGNEGIVDELHVYNTATNQWFIPAVRGDIPPGCAAYGFVCDGTRLLVFGGMVEYGKYSNDLYELQASRWEWKRLKAKTPKNGPPPCPRLGHSFSLVGNKCYLFGGLANDSEDPKNNIPRYLNDLYILELRPGSGVVAWDIPITYGVLPPPRESHTAVVYTEKDNKKSKLVIYGGMSGCRLGDLWTLDIDTLTWNKPSLSGVAPLPRSLHSATTIGNKMYVFGGWVPLVMDDVKVATHEKEWKCTNTLACLNLDTMAWETILMDTLEDNIPRARAGHCAVAINTRLYIWSGRDGYRKAWNNQVCCKDLWYLETEKPPPPARVQLVRANTNSLEVSWGAVATADSYLLQLQKYDIPATAATATSPTPNPVPSVPANPPKSPAPAAAAPAVQPLTQVGITLLPQAASAPPTTTTIQVLPTVPGSSISVPAAARTPGVPAVLKVTGPQATTGTPLVTMRPASQAGKAPVTVTSLPAGVRMVVPTQSAQGTVIGSSPQMSGMAALAAAAAATQKIPPSSAPTVLSVPAGTTIVKTVAVTPGTTTLPATVKVASSPVMVSNPATRMLKTAAAQVGTSVSSAANTSTRPIITVHKSGTVTVAQQAQVVTTVVGGVTKTITLVKSPISVPGGSALISNLGKVMSVVQTKPVQTSAVTGQASTGPVTQIIQTKGPLPAGTILKLVTSADGKPTTIITTTQASGAGTKPTILGISSVSPSTTKPGTTTIIKTIPMSAIITQAGATGVTSSPGIKSPITIITTKVMTSGTGAPAKIITAVPKIATGHGQQGVTQVVLKGAPGQPGTILRTVPMGGVRLVTPVTVSAVKPAVTTLVVKGTTGVTTLGTVTGTVSTSLAGAGGHSTSASLATPITTLGTIATLSSQVINPTAITVSAAQTTLTAAGGLSTPTITMQPVSQPTQVTLITAPSGVEAQPVHDLPVSILASPTTEQPTATVTIADSGQGEVQPGTVTLVCSNPPCETHETGTTNTATTTVVANLGGQPQPAHVQFVCDRQEAAASLVTSTVGPQNGSVVRVCSNPPCETHETGTTNTATTATSNMAGPHSCSNPPCETHETGTTSTATTAMSSIGAGQQRDVRRVCMAGTAPAVLRVGVAAGASEGAQMSVKPLCQTRQTSVTSATMTVMATGAAPCSAFVQLAPVSGQVRASILGSKDSPVAGLSPLVSVGRQLEAHHTHTTNTPTTVRSAMGAGEPGEARGTPMPTYESSPGATATVTVPALEALLCPSAAVTQVCSNPPCETHETGTTNTATTSNAGSAQRVCSNPPCETHETGTTHTPTTATSGGSAGQPEGGQQPPAGRPCETHQTTSTGTTMSVGVGALLPDTVPSHRTLESGLEVAAPAAVATQAAASLLAPFPTQRVCSNPPCETHETGTTHTATTVTSNMSSNQDPPPAASDQGEAESTQGDNVNITSSSAVTTTVSSTLTRAVTTVTQSTPVPGPSVPKISSVTEATPGALTTEVPIPATITVTIANTETSDMPFSAVDILQPPEELQASPGPRQQLPPRQLLQPTSTPLLGESAEVLSASQTPELQAAVDLSSTGDPSPGQEPASSAVVATVVVQPPPPTQSDVDQLALPQELMAEAQAGTTTLMVTGLTPEELAVTAAAEAAAQAAATEEAQALAIQAVLQAAQQAVMAGTGEPMDTSEAAAAVTQAELGHLSAEGQEGQAATIPIVLTQQELAALVQQQQLQEAQAQQQQHLPTEALAPADSLNDPAIEGNCLNELAAAVPSTVALLPPTATESLAPSNTFVAPQPVVVASPAKLQAAATLTEVANGIESLGVKPDLPPPPSKAPVKKENQWFDVGVIKGTNVMVTHYFLPPDDAIPSDDDSGTVPDYNQLKKQELQPGTAYKFRVAGINACGRGPFSEISAFKTCLPGFPGAPCAIKISKSPDGAHLTWEPPSVTSGKIIEYSVYLAIQSSQAGGEPKSSTPAQLAFMRVYCGPSPSCLVQSSSLSNAHIDYTTKPAIIFRIAARNEKGYGPATQVRWLQETSKDSSGAKPASKRPMSSPEMKSAPKKSKADGQ
- the HCFC1 gene encoding host cell factor 1 isoform X4, whose product is MASAVSPANSPAVLLQPRWKRVVGWSGPVPRPRHGHRAVAIKELIVVFGGGNEGIVDELHVYNTATNQWFIPAVRGDIPPGCAAYGFVCDGTRLLVFGGMVEYGKYSNDLYELQASRWEWKRLKAKTPKNGPPPCPRLGHSFSLVGNKCYLFGGLANDSEDPKNNIPRYLNDLYILELRPGSGVVAWDIPITYGVLPPPRESHTAVVYTEKDNKKSKLVIYGGMSGCRLGDLWTLDIDTLTWNKPSLSGVAPLPRSLHSATTIGNKMYVFGGWVPLVMDDVKVATHEKEWKCTNTLACLNLDTMAWETILMDTLEDNIPRARAGHCAVAINTRLYIWSGRDGYRKAWNNQVCCKDLWYLETEKPPPPARVQLVRANTNSLEVSWGAVATADSYLLQLQKYDIPATAATATSPTPNPVPSVPANPPKSPAPAAAAPAVQPLTQVGITLLPQAASAPPTTTTIQVLPTVPGSSISVPAAARTPGVPAVLKVTGPQATTGTPLVTMRPASQAGKAPVTVTSLPAGVRMVVPTQSAQGTVIGSSPQMSGMAALAAAAAATQKIPPSSAPTVLSVPAGTTIVKTVAVTPGTTTLPATVKVASSPVMVSNPATRMLKTAAAQVGTSVSSAANTSTRPIITVHKSGTVTVAQQAQVVTTVVGGVTKTITLVKSPISVPGGSALISNLGKVMSVVQTKPVQTSAVTGQASTGPVTQIIQTKGPLPAGTILKLVTSADGKPTTIITTTQASGAGTKPTILGISSVSPSTTKPGTTTIIKTIPMSAIITQAGATGVTSSPGIKSPITIITTKVMTSGTGAPAKIITAVPKIATGHGQQGVTQVVLKGAPGQPGTILRTVPMGGVRLVTPVTVSAVKPAVTTLVVKGTTGVTTLGTVTGTVSTSLAGAGGHSTSASLATPITTLGTIATLSSQVINPTAITVSAAQTTLTAAGGLSTPTITMQPVSQPTQVTLITAPSGVEAQPVHDLPVSILASPTTEQPTATVTIADSGQGEVQPGTVTLVCSNPPCETHETGTTNTATTTVVANLGGQPQPAHVQFVCDRQEAAASLVTSTVGPQNGSVVRVCSNPPCETHETGTTNTATTATSNMAGPHSCSNPPCETHETGTTSTATTAMSSIGAGQQRDVRRVCMAGTAPAVLRVGVAAGASEGAQMSVKPLCQTRQTSVTSATMTVMATGAAPCSAFVQLAPVSGQVRASILGSKDSPVAGLSPLVSVGRQLEAHHTHTTNTPTTVRSAMGAGEPGEARGTPMPTYESSPGATATVTVPALEALLCPSAAVTQVCSNPPCETHETGTTNTATTSNAGSAQRVCSNPPCETHETGTTHTPTTATSGGSAGQPEGGQQPPAGRPCETHQTTSTGTTMSVGVGALLPDTVPSHRTLESGLEVAAPAAVATQAAASLLAPFPTQRVCSNPPCETHETGTTHTATTVTSNMSSNQDPPPAASDQGEAESTQGDNVNITSSSAVTTTVSSTLTRAVTTVTQSTPVPGPSVPPPEELQASPGPRQQLPPRQLLQPTSTPLLGESAEVLSASQTPELQAAVDLSSTGDPSPGQEPASSAVVATVVVQPPPPTQSDVDQLALPQELMAEAQAGTTTLMVTGLTPEELAVTAAAEAAAQAAATEEAQALAIQAVLQAAQQAVMAGTGEPMDTSEAAAAVTQAELGHLSAEGQEGQAATIPIVLTQQELAALVQQQQLQEAQAQQQQHLPTEALAPADSLNDPAIEGNCLNELAAAVPSTVALLPPTATESLAPSNTFVAPQPVVVASPAKLQAAATLTEVANGIESLGVKPDLPPPPSKAPVKKENQWFDVGVIKGTNVMVTHYFLPPDDAIPSDDDSGTVPDYNQLKKQELQPGTAYKFRVAGINACGRGPFSEISAFKTCLPGFPGAPCAIKISKSPDGAHLTWEPPSVTSGKIIEYSVYLAIQSSQAGGEPKSSTPAQLAFMRVYCGPSPSCLVQSSSLSNAHIDYTTKPAIIFRIAARNEKGYGPATQVRWLQETSKDSSGAKPASKRPMSSPEMKSAPKKSKADGQ
- the HCFC1 gene encoding host cell factor 1 isoform X6, which gives rise to MASAVSPANSPAVLLQPRWKRVVGWSGPVPRPRHGHRAVAIKELIVVFGGGNEGIVDELHVYNTATNQWFIPAVRGDIPPGCAAYGFVCDGTRLLVFGGMVEYGKYSNDLYELQASRWEWKRLKAKTPKNGPPPCPRLGHSFSLVGNKCYLFGGLANDSEDPKNNIPRYLNDLYILELRPGSGVVAWDIPITYGVLPPPRESHTAVVYTEKDNKKSKLVIYGGMSGCRLGDLWTLDIDTLTWNKPSLSGVAPLPRSLHSATTIGNKMYVFGGWVPLVMDDVKVATHEKEWKCTNTLACLNLDTMAWETILMDTLEDNIPRARAGHCAVAINTRLYIWSGRDGYRKAWNNQVCCKDLWYLETEKPPPPARVQLVRANTNSLEVSWGAVATADSYLLQLQKYDIPATAATATSPTPNPVPSVPANPPKSPAPAAAAPAVQPLTQVGITLLPQAASAPPTTTTIQVLPTVPGSSISVPAAARTPGVPAVLKVTGPQATTGTPLVTMRPASQAGKAPVTVTSLPAGVRMVVPTQSAQGTVIGSSPQMSGMAALAAAAAATQKIPPSSAPTVLSVPAGTTIVKTVAVTPGTTTLPATVKVASSPVMVSNPATRMLKTAAAQVGTSVSSAANTSTRPIITVHKSGTVTVAQQAQVVTTVVGGVTKTITLVKSPISVPGGSALISNLGKVMSVVQTKPVQTSAVTGQASTGPVTQIIQTKGPLPAGTILKLVTSADGKPTTIITTTQASGAGTKPTILGISSVSPSTTKPGTTTIIKTIPMSAIITQAGATGVTSSPGIKSPITIITTKVMTSGTGAPAKIITAVPKIATGHGQQGVTQVVLKGAPGQPGTILRTVPMGGVRLVTPVTVSAVKPAVTTLVVKGTTGVTTLGTVTGTVSTSLAGAGGHSTSASLATPITTLGTIATLSSQVINPTAITVSAAQTTLTAAGGLSTPTITMQPVSQPTQVTLITAPSGVEAQPVHDLPVSILASPTTEQPTATVTIADSGQGEVQPGTVTLVCSNPPCETHETGTTNTATTTVVANLGGQPQPAHVQFVCDRQEAAASLVTSTVGPQNGSVVRVCSNPPCETHETGTTNTATTATSNMAGPHSCSNPPCETHETGTTSTATTAMSSIGAGQQRDVRRVCMAGTAPAVLRVGVAAGASEGAQMSVKPLCQTRQTSVTSATMTVMATGAAPCSAFVQLAPVSGQVRASILGSKDSPVAGLSPLVSVGRQLEAHHTHTTNTPTTVRSAMGAGEPGEARGTPMPTYESSPGATATVTVPALEALLCPSAAVTQVCSNPPCETHETGTTNTATTSNAGSAQRVCSNPPCETHETGTTHTPTTATSGGSAGQPEGGQQPPAGRPCETHQTTSTGTTMSVGVGALLPDTVPSHRTLESGLEVAAPAAVATQAAASLLAPFPTQRVCSNPPCETHETGTTHTATTVTSNMSSNQDPPPAASDQGEAESTQGDNVNITSSSAVTTTVSSTLTRAVTTVTQSTPVPGPSVPPPEELQASPGPRQQLPPRQLLQPTSTPLLGESAEVLSASQTPELQAAVDLSSTGDPSPGQEPASSAVVATVVVQPPPPTQSDVDQLALPQELMAEAQAGTTTLMVTGLTPEELAVTAAAEAAAQAAATEEAQALAIQAVLQAAQQAVMGTGEPMDTSEAAAAVTQAELGHLSAEGQEGQAATIPIVLTQQELAALVQQQQLQEAQAQQQQHLPTEALAPADSLNDPAIEGNCLNELAAAVPSTVALLPPTATESLAPSNTFVAPQPVVVASPAKLQAAATLTEVANGIESLGVKPDLPPPPSKAPVKKENQWFDVGVIKGTNVMVTHYFLPPDDAIPSDDDSGTVPDYNQLKKQELQPGTAYKFRVAGINACGRGPFSEISAFKTCLPGFPGAPCAIKISKSPDGAHLTWEPPSVTSGKIIEYSVYLAIQSSQAGGEPKSSTPAQLAFMRVYCGPSPSCLVQSSSLSNAHIDYTTKPAIIFRIAARNEKGYGPATQVRWLQETSKDSSGAKPASKRPMSSPEMKSAPKKSKADGQ